In Uranotaenia lowii strain MFRU-FL chromosome 2, ASM2978415v1, whole genome shotgun sequence, one genomic interval encodes:
- the LOC129745153 gene encoding maltase 2-like, whose translation MKAAVTVFVTLLALAAAKVTVKQDDHDHGEMDWWEGGVFYQIYPRSFKDSNGDGVGDIQGIAEKLDHLVDLGITGVWFSPLFKSPMKDFGYDIQDFRSVDPIFGTMEDLDALIKKAKELGIKVILDFVPNHTSDQHEWFVEAVKGNPEYRDYYVWKDGSDDNKPPNNWQSVFHTDAWTKLPSQTQYYLHQFDAGQPDLNYHHEKVQAEMTEMMEFWFEKEIDGFRIDAINHAFEDQSYADEVLLDPTRPLFYENMHHNLTMNLDESYDLIYDWRTMFDQWSAKSTSTKLMMTEAYANVEQTMRWYGDGERKGAHIPFNFAMINRVTNASNADQLKEIIDEWMDNMPAGANANWVLGNHDRPRIASRFGRERAASFAVLEMTLPGIAVIYYGEEIGMEDYRDISFEDTQDPQAKNTNAEIYQLYTRDPVRTPFQWDDTAYAGFTTETSDKPWLPVHTNYKELNLAAQKSNPKSMYNLYKNLLALRKTHTFMHGEFASKSLINNVFGYTRTLADHTSYAVVVNLNSAEVQLNIKSLHEAADKLKVVLSTPESKFVTGEEIANVENLVLSSYDAVVFEVISGSAVVTGSLALLLAAVLRALFQ comes from the exons ATGAAGGCAGCAGTGACAGTGTTTGTGACCTTGCTGGCTCTGGCAGCCGCAAAGGTGACCGTCAAACAGGACGATCACGACCATGGCGAAATGGACTGGTGGGAGGGTGGAGTGTTCTATCAAATTTATCCCCGTTCGTTCAAAGATTCCAACGGCGATGGCGTGGGGGATATCCAGGGTATCGCCGAAAAGCTGGACCATCTGGTCGATCTCGGAATCACCGGAGTTTGGTTCAGTCCGTTGTTCAAATCTCCGATGAAGGATTTCGGATATGACATTCAAGACTTTCGAAGCGTTGATCCGATCTTTGGAACGATGGAAGATTTGGATGCGCTGATTAAGAAGGCGAAGGAGCTTGGTATTAAGGTTATCCTGGATTTTGTGCCCAATCATACCAGTGACCAGCACGAGTGGTTTGTGGAAGCTGTCAAAGGAAACCCCGAGTACCGGGATTACTACGTTTGGAAGGATGGGAGTGACGATAACAAGCCACCGAACAATTGG CAATCCGTGTTCCACACCGATGCCTGGACTAAGCTGCCAAGTCAAACCCAGTACTACCTGCATCAGTTCGATGCCGGGCAGCCCGATCTGAACTACCACCACGAGAAGGTGCAGGCTGAGATGACCGAAATGATGGAGTTCTGGTTCGAGAAGGAAATCGACGGGTTCCGTATCGATGCCATCAACCACGCCTTCGAGGATCAAAGCTATGCCGATGAAGTGCTGCTGGATCCGACCAGACCCCTGTTCTACGAGAATATGCATCACAACTTGACCATGAACTTG GACGAATCTTACGATTTGATCTACGATTGGCGCACAATGTTCGATCAATGGTCCGCGAAGAGCACTAGCACCAAATTGATGATGACGGAAGCCTACGCAAATGTGGAGCAAACTATGCGCTGGTACGGTGACGGAGAGCGAAAAGGTGCCCATATTCCGTTCAATTTCGCCATGATCAATCGGGTGACAAATGCATCGAACGCTGATCAGCTGAAGGAGATTATCGACGAGTGGATGGACAACATGCCTGCTGGAGCCAATGCCAATTGGGTGCTAGGAAACCACGATCGTCCAAGAATCGCTTCTCGTTTCGGACGGGAACGTGCTGCCAGTTTTGCCGTCCTCGAAATGACTCTACCAGGAATTGCCGTCATCTACTATGGTGAAGAAATCGGCATGGAAGATTACCGAGACATCAGCTTCGAGGACACCCAAGATCCGCAGGCAAAGAACACCAACGCAGAAATTTATCAGCTCTACACCAGAGATCCAGTGCGAACTCCCTTCCAATGGGATGATACAGCATACGCTGGCTTCACAACCGAAACCTCAGATAAACCTTGGCTCCCAGTGCACACGAACTACAAAGAGCTGAACTTAGCTGCCCAGAAAAGCAATCCCAAGAGCATGTACAACCTGTACAAAAATCTACTCGCTCTTCGCAAAACTCATACTTTCATGCACGGAGAGTTTGCTTCGAAATCGCTCATCAACAACGTATTCGGCTACACCCGAACCCTGGCCGATCACACCTCGTACGCCGTCGTGGTCAATCTGAACTCGGCTGAGGTGCAGCTGAACATCAAGAGCCTACACGAGGCCGCCGATAAGCTGAAGGTGGTGCTCAGTACCCCTGAGTCCAAGTTCGTTACAGGTGAGGAGATTGCCAACGTCGAAAACTTGGTCCTGAGCAGCTATGATGCGGTAGTGTTCGAGGTCATCAGCGGTAGTGCGGTCGTAACTGGATCGTTGGCTCTCTTGCTGGCAGCCGTTTTGAGAGCTCTGTTCCAGTAA
- the LOC129745150 gene encoding maltase 1-like has translation MSMTRFGLLVVTLVVFITGSALGQQSDDKEWWESTVFYQIYPRSFFDSKLDDGVGDINGVTAKLQHLKDLGIEATWLSPIFSSPQVDFGYDVSNFIEVDPLFGTNEELENLFAEAKKLGIRIVLDFVPNHSSNEHEWFKKSERREDPYTDYYIWHDGKTNAQGQRIPPNNWQSVFYGSAWQWSDIRGQYYLHQFAAGQPDLNYRNEAMVREFDEILRFWMRKGASGFRIDAINHMFEIEDLRDEPINDERDPNSYGYTHHIYTKDLPETYEVIGRWRKVIDDYVKENQVEQIIMMTEAYTNLTMLMRFYESEDGKQPRAHIPFNFAMIEELNSDSTAYDFKYTIDKWLENLPRGKITNWVLGNHDKPRLASRYGRNRISGMALLELGLPGVAVIYNGEEIGMEDFRDMPYEDSLDPQGCNLGPENYKWASRDPQRTPFQWDDTFNGGFSAAPKTWIPLHPLFRQVNLHKQKEADYSTYQLYVDVLAMRKERLFTHGDFRSIAFNSDVFAFVRFLRENEDRSNDPYHVIVINFSGHPSTVDLSELYRFVGEEATVRIVGTDSRHKVGSKVNTTNLAVGPYDALVVGNVSAASALHLSVSLFIAILIKHLLG, from the exons ATGAGTATGACTAGGTTCGGATTGTTGGTGGTGACCTTGGTGGTCTTCATTACGGGATCAGCTTTAGGTCAGCAGAGTGACGACAAGGAGTGGTGGGAGTCGACGGTTTTCTATCAGATCTATCCGCGATCATTCTTTGACAGTAAATTGGACGATGGTGTGGGTGACATCAACGGAGTAACCGCTAAGTTGCAGCACCTGAAAGACTTGGGCATAGAAGCCACGTGGTTGAGCCCAATCTTCTCGTCGCCACAGGTGGATTTCGGCTACGATGTGAGCAACTTCATCGAGGTTGATCCACTGTTCGGAACCAATGAGGAGTTGGAGAATTTGTTCGCTGAAGCCAAGAAGTTGGGCATTAGGATTGTTCTAGATTTTGTACCAAACCATTCCAGTAATGAGCATGAATGGTTCAAGAAGTCGGAACGCCGAGAGGACCCATACACGGATTATTACATTTGGCATGATGGCAAGACGAATGCTCAAGGGCAGCGAATCCCTCCGAACAATTGG CAATCAGTGTTCTACGGATCGGCTTGGCAATGGAGTGACATTCGTGGCCAGTACTATCTGCACCAATTTGCCGCCGGGCAGCCTGATTTGAACTATCGCAATGAGGCGATGGTTCGGGAGTTCGATGAAATCTTGAGATTTTGGATGCGGAAAGGTGCATCCGGATTCCGAATCGATGCCATCAACCACATGTTCGAGATTGAAGACCTCCGCGATGAGCCAATCAACGATGAGCGGGATCCCAACAGCTATGGGTATACGCATCACATCTACACCAAAGATCTACCGGAAACGTACGAAGTTATCGGAAGATGGCGAAAGGTTATCGACGATTATGTCAAGGAAAATCAAGTTGAGCAGAT CATCATGATGACCGAAGCGTACACCAACCTCACGATGCTGATGCGATTCTACGAATCGGAAGACGGAAAGCAACCACGGGCACACATTCCGTTCAACTTCGCTATGATCGAGGAACTTAATAGCGATTCCACAGCTTACGATTTCAAGTATACCATAGACAAGTGGCTAGAAAATTTGCCTCGCGGTAAAATTACCAACTGGGTGCTCGGCAATCACGACAAGCCAAGATTGGCAAGTAGATACGGTCGAAATCGAATCTCCGGAATGGCTCTGCTCGAACTTGGTCTTCCAGGGGTTGCCGTCATCTACAACGGGGAAGAAATTGGAATGGAAGATTTCCGGGATATGCCCTACGAAGATAGCCTCGACCCACAGGGATGTAATCTGGGACCAGAGAATTACAAATGGGCATCTCGTGATCCACAGCGAACGCCTTTCCAGTGGGATGACACCTTCAATGGAGGATTTTCTGCCGCACCCAAAACTTGGATTCCTCTGCATCCACTCTTCAGACAAGTCAACCTTCACAAGCAAAAGGAAGCCGACTACAGTACCTATCAGCTCTACGTTGACGTGTTAGCGATGCGAAAGGAGCGACTGTTCACGCATGGAGACTTCCGGTCGATTGCGTTCAACAGCGATGTGTTTGCCTTTGTAAGGTTCCTTCGGGAAAACGAAGATCGTTCCAATGATCCGTACCATGTGATCGTAATTAACTTCTCAGGTCATCCCAGCACGGTCGATTTGAGTGAGTTGTACCGATTTGTTGGCGAGGAAGCAACCGTACGGATAGTCGGTACAGATTCCCGACACAAGGTGGGATCCAAAGTCAACACCACTAATCTGGCCGTTGGCCCTTACGATGCTCTCGTGGTTGGAAACGTCAGTGCGGCTAGCGCGCTTCATTTATCGGTTAGCCTATTCATTGCCATTTTAATTAAGCATCTACTGGGGTGA